AGCCGATGGCGCTGGCCGATTATGGGCCGCTCTATGCCAAGGACGGCCGCGCCTTCCAGATCACCGACATAAGGCCGGCCAACACCGTCGTGGTGGTGCGCTTCAAGGGCATTGCCGATCGCAATGCCGCCGAGGCGCTGGCCGGAACCGAGCTGTTCGTCGACCGCTCGATGCTGCCCGACGATGGCGAGGAGGACGAATTCTACCACGCCGATCTCGTCGGACTTGAAGTCCGCGACGATAAGGACGCGGTCATCGGCAAGGTGGTGGCGGTGCACAATTTCGGCGGCGGCGACATTCTCGATGTCACGCTTGGCGGGCGCAAAGGCGTGCTGATCCCGTTCACGCAGGCTGCCGTGCCGCAGGTGGTGGTTGCCGAAGGTTTTGTCCGTGTCGATCCGGCGGCGGCCGGGCTGGTCGAGGACGAGGATGGCGAGGCGCCGCGCGAAGAAGACTTCGACGCGAAGGGCCGGCCGCGCGGGCCACGCGACGCCGGGGGCAACCGGTGACGTTCAAGGCTTCGGT
This region of Mesorhizobium sp. C432A genomic DNA includes:
- the rimM gene encoding ribosome maturation factor RimM (Essential for efficient processing of 16S rRNA) — protein: MSKPQNPVQMAVIGAAHGIKGELRVKTFTGEPMALADYGPLYAKDGRAFQITDIRPANTVVVVRFKGIADRNAAEALAGTELFVDRSMLPDDGEEDEFYHADLVGLEVRDDKDAVIGKVVAVHNFGGGDILDVTLGGRKGVLIPFTQAAVPQVVVAEGFVRVDPAAAGLVEDEDGEAPREEDFDAKGRPRGPRDAGGNR